CCCTTTGGCAGAATCATTGGCACAAACATCACTTGCTATTGCTGAAGATCCATTTGTCTCTTCAGTAGCATATAAGGACTATGAAGCCTATCGGGTTTTGGAAAGGGCCGTTGAAAGCGCCATAGCGAATAAGGAAAAGATACTGCCCGTAACAATAACCGAATTACAAGCTAAAAACCCCAACTATTGGAAAGCCTATTATCTAAGCGGAAAGTATTACCTTCAACAGGGGTATGAGGCAGCCGCCCTAAAGGCTTTTGAAAAGGCCAATTCTTTGGAAATTACCACAAAGCCCGATCGAGAAGAAGTGGAAAAATATATCGCCAAATTACGCAGGAAACTGAAGCAATGATACCCGAAATAGAAAAAGCATCTCAAGAAGAAATTAAGGCGTTTCAGGAAGTAAAACTGAAAGAGCTCCTTCAATACATTGCGATTAATTCTCCCTATTACAAGCGAATTTTTAAACAACATGCCATAAAGCCCGAAACGATTTCTGGGCTGAACGACTTGCAAAAGCTTCCGGTTACTACCAAAGAACAATTACAACAGTTTAACACGGAATTTATATGTGTGCCAAAAAGTGAAATTGTCGATTATGTCACTACTTCTGGTACTATGGGAGATCCGGTTACCTTCGTTTTAACCCATAAGGATCTCGACAGATTGGCCTATAATGAAGCGATAAGTTTGGCTTGTTCGGAAATTACAAAAGACGATGTGTTGCAATTGATGACTACTATGGACCGCCGATTTATGGCGGGCCTTGCCTATTTTTTGGGTGCCAGAGAACTGAAAGCGGGAATAATAAGGGTAGGCTCCGGTGTGCCCGAGTTGCAATGGGATTCTATTCAAAAATTTAATCCCACCTACCTTATCGCGGTACCTTCATTTTTACTGAAATTAATAGAATATGCCCAACAGCACAAAATCGATTTAAATAAGTCGGGTGTAAAAGGGGCTATTTGTATTGGTGAACCCATTCGTGAACAGGATTTTTCATACAATGCCCTTGCCGAACGCATTGTGACTCAATGGGACATCAAATTATATGCAACTTACGCTTCCACCGAAATGAGTACTGCATTCAACGAATGTAAACTCCAAAGGGGAGGACATCATCATCCCGAGTTGATTATAGTTGAGATTTTGGATGAATTTAATAATCCTGTCCCGGAGGGAGATACCGGCGAATTGGTGATTACCACCTTGGGAGTTGAAGCGATGCCATTGCTGCGTTTTAAAACAGGAGATATGGTCGCGTCGCATACCGAAGCCTGTTCCTGTGGTAGAAACACCATGCGTTTGGGGCCGGTTGTTGGCCGAAAGCAACATATGATTAAATATAAAGGAACAACCCTGTATCCGCCGGCACTATTCAATGTACTTTCGAATTTTAAAGAAGTTGAGAATTTCGTTTTTGAAATTTATAACAATGAATTAGGCACCGATGAGATTCTTGTGAAGATAGGCAGTTTAAATCCGTCAGATGAACTCTTAAAAGACATCAAAGATCATTTTCGAGCCAACTTACGTGTCACTCCGTTGATAGAATTTCACAATCCGAATACAGTAGAAACTCTTCGTTTTCCAAAACTAAGCCGAAAACCACAACTTATTATTGACCATCGCATTAAAGGATAAAGGGAGTTCAACATTACCTGTTGAGGATGGGAATACTTTCGGTTAGCAGCCTCCACACATAACCCTGGTGATTGGTATTGTCTAAATCGAAAACCGAATAATACCGCAACACATTGTTATTATTTGTAGAATCTACTCTTATTGGAACCAAAGTGTCACTAAGGTGACTTTTATGAATTGCAAAACCGTTTACCACCTGTTTCCACTGGTTGTTTCTGAAAACATACACAAAATACTTTGTAAACGCAGGGTCTTTTAGTTTGGCGGATATTAACAAAACATCCCTGTCGAAACCTGGGAATTGCAGAGATTGTAAGGAAGCTCCGTAGGTTTCGGGAATTGCCAATTGAAAATTAGGTAGTTCTTCAAAAGCGATACGAGTGATTCCTTTTTCCATGTTCACCCCTTTTACATAGGCATAGAAAGGATCATCATCTCCATTAAAATTTGCAGTTATTGCACCCGGAGGAATCACCGGCGCAATAACAACCTCCTGTATAGGCTCTATAATTTCTTCATTGTTGGGACCAATAATATTTTCCTTAGGTTTTTGTGTTCCGGAGCCGCATCCGTAACAGCACAATAGGAAGCCAATTACTGCAAATCGAATCATCTAATTTTAAAAGTAATCACGGGCATATTGGCATGGTTTACCAAATCTTCACTAATGCTTCCGTTGAAAAAGTGTGAGAGCCCTTTACGGCCATGAGTACTCATGCCAATAAGTTGAGCACTAATATCTTTGGCAAAACTGAGAACTCCTTTCTCTACGGAGGTATCATTGTAAACATTCAACGTAAGGTTTTCATTAATTGCTCCTTTTACAAATTTCGACATCATTTCTTTAGATTCAGCACTTGTTCTGAAATCGGATGGAGTATTAATGTACAGCATATGAAGTCTTGCTCCTACAGCTTCTGCAAATTTTTGAGCTTCCTGGAAGCTATTGCGACATTCTTCCGAAAAATCGGTCGCAAACACGAAGTCGTCAATTTTAAAGTTAGGATGCTTATTTTTAATAACCAACACAGGAATTTTGGAGGTACGCACAACTTTTTCGGTATTGCTTCCAATAAACATTTCCTTGAACCCGCTTGCGCCATGAGATCCCATAATTATTAAATCGATTTTATTTTTTTCAACAGCCTCTCCAATGTCTTCATAAATTTCGGCATGACCAATTGCCTCTCTAATTTTTATTCCTTTTAAATAGGGAAGTTTAAAGAGTTCTCCAAAGTTTTTTTCAGCTAATTTTATAAAGTACAAAGATTCAGGCAAGCTTCCCGAGCCACCGGATGTAGTAAGGTGTAATGGCATTTCCAGAGAGTGTAATAAATAAATTTCGCTGTCGTGCTGTACTGCCATTTGCGCGGCTACTTTTAATGCATTTTCGGCTTGCGGAGAGAAATCCGTAGGGACTAAAATTCGTTTCATATAGTTACTAATTATTGGTTGATTTGTCAGTATTAAAGTACAAAATTAAAACGGGAGGGCGTCGCTTTTTTAATATTAAAATTTATAGTATATTTGCACCGAATTTGATACGTAACTAGCTGAGGGGACAAAAAAGTCCCCTCTTTTTATAGCTGAAAATGATGCGGGGGCAGGTAACACCACTTTTAGAACAAGCTTTAGCGAAAAATAAATCGTTGTTTTTAATTGATTTCAGTATCTCTGAAGCGAATCATATTCGCGTGATATTGGATGGTGATAACGGTGTTAGTGTTGAAGATTGTATCGCAGTTAGCAGAGAAATTGAACACAATATAGACAGAGAGGAATACGATTTCTCTCTCGAAGTGATGTCGGCCGGAGTATCGGAGCCTTTAACCTTGCCCAGACAATACAAGAAAAATGTGGGCAGAACGTTACAGGTAAAAACAAAGGCAGACGAAACAATAGAGGCTCAATTAACTGCTGTAACCGATGAGAATATTACACTTCAGTGGAAGGCACGCGAACCCAAACCGGTTGGAAAAGGAAAAGTAACAGTACAAAAAGAACTTGTACTGTCGTATTCAAATATTGTAGAAGCAAAAGTGATGATAACATTTAATTAGAGGATGATATGGAAAATTTAGCGTTAATCGATTCTTTTTCTGAATTTAAAGACGATAAACTGATAGACAGAGTAACGCTTATGGCGATACTGGAAGACGTTTTTAGAAACGCTTTAAAGAAAAAATACGGAAGCGATGATAATTTCGATATTATTATTAACCCGGACAAGGGGGATTTGGAAATTTGGAGAAACCGTATCGTTGTTGCCGATGGTGAGGTAGAAGACGATAACGCCGAAATCTCGTTGTCTGCTGCTCGCAAAATTGAACCCGATTTTGAAATTGGGGAAGATGTATCGGAAGAAGTGAAATTAATACATTTGGGACGTCGTTCCATTTTGGCGTTGCGTCAAAATTTAATTTCAAAAATTCACGAACACGACAATACCAACATTTACAAGCAGTTTAAAGAGCTTGAAGGTGAAATTTATACGGCCGAGGTACACCATATTCGCCATCGTGCGGTTATTTTACTGGATGATGATGGAAATGAAATAATCCTTCCAAAAGACAAACAAATACCTTCCGATTTTTTCAGAAAGGGAGACAATGTTCGCGGAATTATTGAAAGCGTTGAGTTAAAAGGCAACAAGCCAACTATTTTAATGTCGCGCGCAAGTCCGTTGTTCCTTGAAAAATTATTCGAGCAGGAAATCCCTGAAGTATTCGACGGATTAATTACTGTAAAAAAGGTAGTTCGTATTCCCGGAGAAAAGGCAAAAGTAGCAGTAGATTCTTACGACGATCGTATCGATCCGGTAGGTGCTTGTGTAGGTATGAAAGGATCTCGAATTCACGGAATTGTTCGCGAATTAGGGAATGAAAATATCGACGTTATTAATTACACCAACAACCTGAATCTGTTCATCACACGTGCCTTGAGTCCTGCGAAAGTTACTTCCATTAAAATCGATGAGGTGAAGAAAAGAGCCGAAGTGATTTTAAAACCTGAAGAAGTTTCTAAAGCGATTGGCCGTGGAGGTCACAATATTAGATTGGCAGGACAACTTACTGGGTACGAAATCGATGTACTGCGTGAAGGGGCCGAAGAAGATGTAGAATTACGTGAATTCTCCGATGAAATCGAAGAATGGATCATCGCCGAATTCCATAAAATTGGATTGGATACTGCAAAAAGTGTACTGGAACATGACATCAACGATTTGGTGAAACGTACAGATCTTGAAGAAGAAACCATCCAGGAAGTGATTAACATATTACGAGAAGAATTTGAAGAGTAGTTAGAAGTTTAATTACTTTTATCATTATATTAAAAGAATAACAGGAGAAAGCATTTTTATGGCTGAAGTAAAATCGATAAGGCTTAACAAAGTATTACGCGAATTCAATATCTCGTTGGATCGTGCCGTGGAATTTCTTAGTTCCAAAGGTCACGAAATAGAGGCACGTCCTACAACGAAGATTTCGAATGAAGAATATGAAATACTTTTTGAGGAATTCCAGACCGACAAGAGTAAGAAGATGGAATCCAAAGAGGTAGGTGAAGAAAAGCGTAAAGAGAAAGAAGAGCTGCGTTTGGCCAGGGAGCGGGAAATTGAAGAGAAGGAGAAAAAAGATGCAGCCCGTGTAATAAAAGCGGAAGTAAAATTAGACGGCCCAAAACAAGTTGGTAAAATTGATTTAGAGGCCAAAAACGCTAAAAAAGAAACAAAAGCTGAAACACCTGTTGCTGAAGAAAAGCCTGTAAAAGAAGAAAAACCTGTTAAAAAAGAGGCTCCGGTTGTAGAAGACAAGCCAAAGACTAAACCAGAGGTTGCTCAAAAGCCTGAAGTTGTTGCCAAAACCGAAACTCCTGCCAAGGAAGCCCCTAAAAAAGAAGAAGTAGTCGCTAAAAAGGAAGCTCCGAAAGCTGAAGAAGAAGCGCCTAAGGAATCTC
This genomic stretch from Ulvibacter sp. MAR_2010_11 harbors:
- a CDS encoding universal stress protein; the encoded protein is MKRILVPTDFSPQAENALKVAAQMAVQHDSEIYLLHSLEMPLHLTTSGGSGSLPESLYFIKLAEKNFGELFKLPYLKGIKIREAIGHAEIYEDIGEAVEKNKIDLIIMGSHGASGFKEMFIGSNTEKVVRTSKIPVLVIKNKHPNFKIDDFVFATDFSEECRNSFQEAQKFAEAVGARLHMLYINTPSDFRTSAESKEMMSKFVKGAINENLTLNVYNDTSVEKGVLSFAKDISAQLIGMSTHGRKGLSHFFNGSISEDLVNHANMPVITFKIR
- a CDS encoding phenylacetate--CoA ligase family protein — encoded protein: MIPEIEKASQEEIKAFQEVKLKELLQYIAINSPYYKRIFKQHAIKPETISGLNDLQKLPVTTKEQLQQFNTEFICVPKSEIVDYVTTSGTMGDPVTFVLTHKDLDRLAYNEAISLACSEITKDDVLQLMTTMDRRFMAGLAYFLGARELKAGIIRVGSGVPELQWDSIQKFNPTYLIAVPSFLLKLIEYAQQHKIDLNKSGVKGAICIGEPIREQDFSYNALAERIVTQWDIKLYATYASTEMSTAFNECKLQRGGHHHPELIIVEILDEFNNPVPEGDTGELVITTLGVEAMPLLRFKTGDMVASHTEACSCGRNTMRLGPVVGRKQHMIKYKGTTLYPPALFNVLSNFKEVENFVFEIYNNELGTDEILVKIGSLNPSDELLKDIKDHFRANLRVTPLIEFHNPNTVETLRFPKLSRKPQLIIDHRIKG
- the rimP gene encoding ribosome assembly cofactor RimP, with protein sequence MMRGQVTPLLEQALAKNKSLFLIDFSISEANHIRVILDGDNGVSVEDCIAVSREIEHNIDREEYDFSLEVMSAGVSEPLTLPRQYKKNVGRTLQVKTKADETIEAQLTAVTDENITLQWKAREPKPVGKGKVTVQKELVLSYSNIVEAKVMITFN
- the nusA gene encoding transcription termination factor NusA, which gives rise to MENLALIDSFSEFKDDKLIDRVTLMAILEDVFRNALKKKYGSDDNFDIIINPDKGDLEIWRNRIVVADGEVEDDNAEISLSAARKIEPDFEIGEDVSEEVKLIHLGRRSILALRQNLISKIHEHDNTNIYKQFKELEGEIYTAEVHHIRHRAVILLDDDGNEIILPKDKQIPSDFFRKGDNVRGIIESVELKGNKPTILMSRASPLFLEKLFEQEIPEVFDGLITVKKVVRIPGEKAKVAVDSYDDRIDPVGACVGMKGSRIHGIVRELGNENIDVINYTNNLNLFITRALSPAKVTSIKIDEVKKRAEVILKPEEVSKAIGRGGHNIRLAGQLTGYEIDVLREGAEEDVELREFSDEIEEWIIAEFHKIGLDTAKSVLEHDINDLVKRTDLEEETIQEVINILREEFEE